GTAATTGCATGGATTGATTgtcttaatttcttaatttatgatttttttttagaaatatcacaatctttaataaaaaaaattaaatattacattatttataaaaataggaaaaaagtttagtaaattatttttaaaatataatgtttctaataatttttttatatagtataCAGTAGGGACTGGATAGCGCCGCAACACCGCGCGGCCTGCCGACATACCGGCGGACCGGTCACAGACTAATCTACCATTACATGACCGGAAGCTAGGAGCTAGGACTCACAGAGGGTTGCCACCTCTACGGCAACGGCGGCGGATGGACGATTGTGGCAGCCAAAAGACTGGTATATCATCACATGACCAGAAGCTAGGAGCTAGGGCTCACAGAGGGTTGCCACCTCCACAACGGCAATAGTGGACGAACGGTCACGGCATATCATGACGGTCCAGAGCAGCGTCCCACGAGTCATGGCATCGGACGATTGTTAGCATTGACCGGTCGTGTCCGCATGACTATTGGAGTCACTACAATGCCACAAACCAAGATGTCGGGAAAGAGATAACGGATTTTGGCCGTCCGGTAAAATCTGTGATGGATGTTAGAGAACAAGGCAATTAGAGCATGACAAAACATAATTAGAAGGATTGGGCCATagattgggccgtgattaaggaTTAGGTAATACAAGTCAAAGGTGACAGGTAGTGGGTTACATTGAATCACATTTATTTCACTTCCCTCTATCTCTACCTTTTCATCTTATTGTTaatactgacttgagcgtcggagtgccgtTAACACGTACCCGGTCGGACCTAACTGAAGTAAACACCCATCAAAAAAGAACTTAAGAAAAGTAGGAGACCGGACGATTTACAGAGGAAAAATGTGAGGAAGACTTGGAGATACTCCAACATATAGTATATTTATTCgtactatttatttaaataatattatttataattcacAGTAAAAACTTGATCGAAAACCAATTTTTGTCACGTCACTAGAAAAAGTAAATCTGAATTATAGTTAAAGATCGAATTTTTACTTAattctcaatttaaaaaaaatatgattttcttttcatactattattttttatcaaatttgtttaaaccagtaaataattaatattgtttaaataattaatataccttttaatatgaatgaaattattaatttatttatctatgatttttcttattattttaataaatgatattgtAATATCtactttaaatttcaatttaaatatttagaaacatCTTTTCTAATATGTAtgtatacataaatataaatatatatttacaatattaactcatataattaatctaaattctaattttcaattttcaatttttattattatataattttatcattattaaacagtttatactataataaaatGTAGTTACCAAATTTTGTCTAAATATCTCCATTACGAGACTTTCAAATAGgtttagaatttataatatatatatataagtagaaaaaaaaaataaaaaggaatataagtagaaaaaatactttattatacAGCTTTCCTTGCAAAAAAGTATAAACCAGAAATAAAAAGTCTGGTCTAATTATAGTATAAAGTCACATTTTCTTAcactttattattaaatgaataagaacatacatatttttttattatttatttaaaaaatatatatatttttaaacaccACAAAACACAACATTGTTTTCTCagtcaagaaagaaaaatgggaaGATTCAGAGGATGAGCACAAATTAAACACCATTGATTTTCTCCTTTACTATTATAAACATAGCTCAGGAAGTCTGAGAACAGTACACACAACAGTAGCCAAAATTTCAACCTAGTTCAGTAGCCACtacaaaaatttctaaaaacCATAAATTCGCTGCTACGGCTAATTGAAAATGGTAAAGAAAGATCGAAGTCTAACGGATTGAGAGTTGAGATCAAATAGTGCAGCCatagaacaagaaaaagaaacagagCATTGAAACGAGAGCCACCGATTCAAACGCAGTCACCACTCTCCACACCACCTCGTCCACAATTGACACGCTCATCATCCCCGACCACCTCAGCAACCTCAACGGCGACCACCGAGGAGTTATGTACGATGCCAATGTTCCTGGCCAGGACGACACCGTTGAGAGCTCCCACATCGTCTGACCAAATGTCGAATACCTCTCACCTTCTTGTGAAAAGGGTTGTGAAGGAGAACGGGTATTTATTGATTCCAAATATTAATCATGGTTAAAAGTTACTATAAATTTTGAAGATGAATTTCAGAGATTCACACTGTTCATTCTGAAAATGGATTAGTCAAGTAATTTTCATGAGTGGGAGTGGGACCTACAACTGTATGGGTTTCGGCATAAATTGCGGTTCGACAAATTGTGAGACAGTAACATTGTAACAAACTCCCAACAAAGTTTGCATCAAACCAAAATTAACAACACCTAATAAGACAAAATAATTGCAGTCTTCAAGCGGgagaattttgaatttaaacaattttgtttttgaatccCGCCGCTATACTTTGTAGCTCCTTTTAAAAAGTATAGTTAATTGGATGATGAAAAACACAAACTACAGTAtatgtaataagaaaaaaaaggttgaaaatatataaaaaaatatttctaccTAATATTGGACTTAAAGTTACAATTGAATTCCCAACCTACATTATATATtaggaaaaaattaaatatttcatatataatacatgaattataatcatatatttcttaattttttctttaccaaaaaaaatattgtaaaaaaattaagttttatgtGATAAGAAAAATCCATCATGTTCTTTTCtagtaaaataaaagtgtaatCATTCACATAGTCTatgtttttttctcaaataggtttctcattttttttgtcttaactgtgttcctatttttgaaaaatttaaacaattagaTCCTTATTGTTAGTTGTGTATTAACACAATTAAAGAGGTGTCATGTGTCAGCttggaatttttaaaatttttaaaatatttttatttttaaattgccACTTGTCAAACTGACATTGTGTCATGTGGTAATGACAGTATGATGTGGTACTAAAGGTGTCACGTGTTACTGTCAGGCCACATGTCATTACATTTgccttaattttgttttagtaaaataaagGTGTAATCATTTAGATAGTCCCTGTTTTTTGTGAACTTTCTCAAATAGGTTCCGCACTTTCTTTTTGTCTCAATTGTGtcctatttttgaaaagagGTGTCACCTCAAAATCTTCTTAATCTAGGAGGATTAAAAGTTGGGTAAAGtctttaaaattagttaatttggAGTAAATCGCGTAATTCTGCATATTTTGGTtatgcagattatgcagactcgctgagcAAATGGATTCGTTCAGCGAATTGTTGTAGAGATAGGTcatttgtttgatgattttcGCTCAGCGAATGGTTGAGGTCTTTGAGCACTGTCAGTTTTATTCACTCAACGAATAGTCCAGgttttattttactcttttcttatgtgttcttgtttgatttgaatgatGTAGTCATTTATCTTGGATTATGTATGATACATGACGATGATGATTTGAAATAATGTGCGAGGTATGGATTTCAAGTACCATGTGATAAAGGAATTCCAAGCAGGAATATCCTAAGTTGGGTTTGTGGTGTTATGTATTGATGTAGGGGCTCCTGGATTGGGGAATGATCCTGACACTCTTAATAACCCCAACTCACGTAGAGATGGGTGATTATGTTGTGGAGAATAGCAAGAGGTCCTAGTCTATGGTCACTGGTTAGAGCCATAGATGTTTGACGGATTAACCTTGATGCATGATATTATTGGTGGTGGTTGAGGATATGattatggttattatttttGAGCTAGGTTGCTCCACCAAACACGGGTGCAGGTTCCCCATGAGTCTGATATCAATGCAATCTATCCGGATAGAGGTCAAGGGGTTTCAATTGGTGTGAA
This genomic interval from Vigna radiata var. radiata cultivar VC1973A chromosome 8, Vradiata_ver6, whole genome shotgun sequence contains the following:
- the LOC106771579 gene encoding uncharacterized protein LOC106771579; its protein translation is MWELSTVSSWPGTLASYITPRWSPLRLLRWSGMMSVSIVDEVVWRVVTAFESVALVSMLCFFFLFYGCTI